In Bacillota bacterium, the genomic window GCGGGGGCGCACCCGCGGGGGAGGAGGGGCGGCCGTGAACGGCGAGAGCGCGGAGGAGCGGGAGGTGCGGCGCCTGCTGGAGGAAGTGGGCGCGCTCGCGCGGGGCCACTTCCTCCTCACCTCCGGCCGGCACAGCGACGCCTACGTCCAGTGCGCGCGCCTCTTCGAGCGCCCGGAGGCGGCGGAGCACGTGGCCGACCTGCTGGCGGCGCGCCTCCGCCCCCTGCTGGGGCAGGGGGTGGAGGCGGTCATCGGCCCCGCCCTGGGCGGCATCCTGCCCGCCTACCTCCTGGCCCGCCGGCTGGGTGCGCGGGCGCTCTACGCCGAGCGGGAGGAGGGCGCCCTCCGCCTGCGGCGCGGCTTCGCCCTCCACGCGGGCGAGCGGGTGGTGGTGGCCGAGGACGTGATCACCACGGGCGGCTCGGCCGCGGAGGTGGCGGCGCTGGCCCTCGCCGCCGGCGCCCGGCCGGTGGCGGTGGCGGCCGTCGCCGACCGCTCGGGCGGCGCCGCCCGCTTCGACGTGCCCGTGGTCGCGGGCGCCCGCCTGGAGGTACCCAGCTGGCCGGCCGAGGAGTGCCCGCTCTGCCGGCGCGGCCTGCCGATCGAACGCCCCGGCAGCCGCCACCTGGCCGGCGCCCGGCCCGACGGGGGGGCCTAGCGGCGCGCCGAACGGGCGCGCCCCGCGCCGCATAGCCTGGCTGGCCGGGAGGCGAGCCGGCCATGGCGGGAAGGCGCATCCGCCTGGAGAATCTCCGCCTGCGCGTGGAGGCGCGGGCGCCCTCCACCCCGGGCGAGGAAGCCGCGCTCGAGGAGGCGCTCTCCCTCTGGCGCCGCTCCCGGCGCGCGGCGGTGGCGCCGCGAGCGGCCGCCGGCCGGGGGGCGGAGGAGGGCGGCGGCCCCGGGCGGCGGCCCGCGGGCGACGCCGCCGCCCGCTGAGGGGGCGGCGGCCGTGCGCGCGGCCCTCTACGCGCGCGTCTCCTCGGGCGACCAGGTGGGCGGCTACAGCCTCCCCAGCCAGGTGGAGCTCTGCCGCCGGCGGGCGCTGGAGCTGGGGGCGACGGAGACGGTCGCCTTCGTGGAGCGCGGCGTCCCCGGCGACACGCTGGAGCGGCCGGAGCTGGAGGCGCTGCGCCGGGCGCTCCGGCGCCACGAGTTCGACCTGGTGGTCGTCCTCGACCCGGACCGGCTGGCGCGGGCGCTCTCGCTCCAGCTCCTCCTCACCGACGAGATCACGCGCTCGGGCGCCCGCCTCGAGTTCGTCGGCTACGAGTGGCGCGACACCCCCGACGGCCGCCTCTTCTATGCGCTTCGCGGCGCCATCGCCGAGTACGAGCGCGAGAAGATCCGCGAGCGGACCACCCGCGGCAAGCTGGCCAAGGTGCGCGCCGGCGGCCTGATCAACGCGCCGCGCACCTACGGCTACCGCTTCGATCGCGAGGGCGACCGCCTGCTGCCCGATCCCCTCACGGCGCCGGTGGTCCAGATCCTCTTCGCCTGGGCCGAGCGGGGGTTGCCGCCCGCCGAGATGGCCCGCCGCCTGATGGCGATGGGCGTTCCGGCGCCGGGCGGCGGCCGCCGCTGGTGGACGCGCACCGTCGCCCGCATCCTGCGCAACCCGGCCTACCGCGGCCTCCTCCAGGCGCACCGCTGGTCGGTCACCCGCCACGGGCGCCGACGCCGGACCCGCCAGCGGCCGCCCGAGGAGTGGTGCCCGGTGGCGGTGCCGCCGCTGGTGGAGGCGGCGCGCTGGGAGCGCGTCCAGCGCCTCCTGCCCCGGACGGGGCGGGAGGGGCGGGCGCGGCCGGGCGCCGGCGGCTTCCTCCTGCGCGGCCTGGTGCGCTGCGCCCTCTGCGGCCGGCCCATGTCCGGGCAGAGCCGGCGCCGGGGCGGCCGCCTCTTCCGCTACTACGCCTGCCGCCCCGCCGGGGGAGGCGCCGCCGCGCCCCCCGGCCCGGCGGGCGCGGGAGAGAGGGCGCACGGGCGCTACGTGCCGGCCGGGCTGCTGGAGGAGGCCGTCTGGGGCGCGGTGGAGGAGCGGCTGGTGCACCTGGCGCAGGGAGGCGGGGACGGGGCCGGCGCCGGGGAAGGCGACGAAGAGCGGCGAGCGCGGCGGCGCCTCCTTCTGACGCGGCTCCGGTCGCTGCGCCAGGCGGGCGAGCGGACGCTCTGGGCCTTCCAGCAGGGGTGGCTTCCGGCGGCGCGCTACGCCGCCGAGTGCGAGCGCCTGCGCGCGCAGCGGCTCGCCCTTCTGCGCGAGGCCCGGGCGCTCCGCGCCGCGGCCGGCGCCACCGCTCCCGCCGCGCCGGCCGCCGCCGGCGGGGCTGCGGCCGGGCGCCCGGGGCCGGAGGAGCGGCGCGCCATCCTCCTCCGGCTGGTGGAAGCCGTGGAGGTGCGGGCGGACGCGGGCGGCGAGGTGGAGGTGCGCCTCCGCCTCCTGCTCCCGCCGCCGGAGGCGGAGGTGGGCGCCGGGACGGGGGCGGAGCCTGGGCCGGGGCCGGGACTGTCCGGGGTCGCCGGTTCGGCTTCGCGCGACGATGCTCCTGATCATCATCAAGCTGATCTTTGACGACGGCTGGATGGGCGGCCGCAGCCAGGCCTAGGGCGGGACTGCGCCCGCCAGCCGGCGGAGGGGGAGTGACGCGGGGAGGGGCGCGGGCCCCTCCCCGCCTGTCTCGCCTAGCCACCGCCGGCGGCCGGGGCTTGTCCGTCACCCGATGGAAGGAAGGGGGCCGCAGGTCGGCCTGCGGCCCCCGGACCGGACGATACGGGGCCGCCTACGTGCCGGGATCGAGCAGGCGCCGCAGGCTCCGCTGCACCTGCGGCGAGCGCAGCAGTTCCGCCAGCGGATCCGGGCCGCCGCCCGCCGCCCGGCTCTCTCGGGAGGCGGTCGCCGCCGGCTGGACGTCGGCCGGCGGGGCGCTCCACTCCAGCTGCTCGGCCAGCGCCCGGAGGCCGCGGACGACCTCCTCCGGCCGCGTCACCACCAGCCGCGCCAGCTCGGCCAGCTCCACCAGCGCCCCGGTGCGCCGCTCCAGCGACTGGACGACGGTGTGCATGTCGCGCAGCTCCTGCGTCAGGTCCTCCCAGCGGAGGGTGGCCAGCGGGCGGCGTGCGCGGCGGCCGCCCGCGGGACGACGCCCGTCCGGCTCCTCCCCCGCTCGGGCGGGCGGCGGGGGGGCGGCGGGGCCGCCCGCGGGGCCGGCCTGGGTTCCTTCCCCGCCGGCCGGAGCGGCCGCCTGGACCGCGGCTCCCGCCGCCGGGCCCTCGCCGGTCTCTCCGCTCGGGCGCGGTTCGGGGGAGGCGACGGGCGAGAGCTCGGCGCCGGCCTCCCCGTTCCTGCGCGGGCGGAGCGGCGGCCGGCCGACGCTGCCCGGATCGCGGTTCTCCTGCTCGAATTGCGCGCCCATGGCGCCCACCTCCCTGCCTGAGCGGCCCAGTATATGCCCCGGAGGCCGCCCCGGCCCGCGCCCGGACGGGCGGCCGCGACTGGACTGGCGGGCGGGCGAACGCGTAGCATAGGCGACGCGCGAGCGAGAGGGAGGCGACGGCGGCGATGAGCGTCGGTTCGGGCGGAGGCCGCGAGGGACGGGGCGGAGCGGCGGGGCTTCCTCCCCGCGTCGCCAGGCCGGACGCCGAACGGATGCGGGCGCTGCTCGAGCGGCTGGACGGGCGCGGCTACAAGGCCTACCAGAGCCTGGCCGGGCGGTGGTCGCTGGGCGGCTTCACGCTCTACGTGGACCATGTCCAGGGCGACCCCTTCGCCGAGCCCTCACGCCTGCGCGTGGAGATGGAGGCCAAGGTCCACGGCCTGCCGCTGGAGCCGCTCCAGTCGCCCGAGGGGCGGGTGGCGACGGCCGACTTCCTGCTGCGCCAAGTGGTCCGGGCGCTGGCGGTGCGGGGGAGCCGGCGCCGCGGCACGGGCCGTTCGGGCGAGATCCGCGTGGCGGAGCCCGGCCAGTCGCTCTTGCCGCGGAGCGCGCTCGAGATCGACGCCGAGGGCCGCCTCACCTGGCGCTTCCAGGCGGGGCTGCCGGCCGACGGGCGGACCATCCTGGGACGCCAGGCGGCCATCCTTCTCCTGGAGGAGATCCCCGCCCTGGTCCGCGAGGCCCTTCTCTACCGGAGCCTCAACGCGCGCCAGCTGCGCGCCTGGCAGGAGATGGCCGCCGACCAGGCGGCGGCGCGTCGGCTGATGGAGGCGCGCGGCCTGGTCGCCTTCGTCGCGGAGGGGAGCATTCTGCCCCGCCGCTCGGGGGTGAGCGACCTGCCGCTGGAGCGGGAGCGTGCGGTCGCCTTCCAGGTGCCGGGGGAGATGGCGCAGAGCTTCCTCCTGCCGCACGCGGGCGAGGTGCGGGGCCTCGCCATCCCCGAGGGCGTCACGCTCATCACCGGCGGCGGCTTCCACGGAAAGAGCACGCTGGAGCGGGCGCTGGAGGTGGGCGTCTACGACCACATCCCCGGGGACGGCCGCGAGCTCTGCCTGACCCGCAGGGATGCGGTCAAGATCCGCGCCGAGGACGGGCGCGCGGTCCGGGCGGTGGACATCTCGGCCTTCATCGGCCGCCTGCCGGGCGGGGTGGAGACCGGCGAGTTCACCACCGAGCTGGCCAGCGGCAGCACCTCGCAGGCGGCTAACATCGCCGAGGCGCTGGAGGCGGGTAGCCGCCTGCTCCTGATGGACGAGGACACCTGCGCCACCAACTTCATGGTCCGCGACCGGCGCATGCAGCGGCTCATCCCGCCCGAGCAGGAGCCCATCGTCCCCTTCGTCGACCGGGTCCGCCAGCTGCGCGACGAGCTGGGCGTCTCCACCATCCTGGTGGTGGGCGGCGTGGGCGACTACCTGGATGTGGCCGACCACGTCATCGCCATGCGCGACTTCCGTCCCGCGGTCATCACCGCCGAGGCGCGGCGCGTGGCCGCCGAGCTGCCCTCCGGCCGGAGCCCCGAGGGGAGGGGGCCGGTCCGCCTCCGCCTCCGGCGCCACCCGCGACTCGCCTCGCTGGAGGGCGACGAGCGGCGGCCCGCCAAGATCCGCTCCCAGGAAGTGGACGAGCTCCGCTTCGGCCGCTGGGAGATCGACCTGGGAGCGGTGGAGCAGGTGGTGGAGGTGGCCCAGTCGCGCGCCATCGGCCACGTCCTCCGCCTCCTGGCGCGCATGGAGCGGAGCGCGGGCGAGGGGGAGGAGCCGCCGGCCATGGCGGAACTCCTGGATGCGGCGGAGGAGGCGCTCCGGAGCGGCGGCTGGCTCTCGCTGGCCGGCCGGCCGGAGGAGGTGCGGGGCGACTGGGCGCTGCCGCGCCGCTACGAGATCGCCGCCGCCATCAACCGCTTCCGCGGTCTCGAGGTGCGCGTGGAGAGGCTCGAAGAGGGCTTTTGACAAGCTCTCCCGGCCGTTCCTATAATGCAGCGTACCCGTCAGAGTGGGGCGCCATGTGCCGGCGGCACATGGATTTTTCATGCGGTTCCGCGACCCGGACCCGGCCGGGGCCGGCCGCTCGGGGGGAAGCCCTGCAGGCATGAACCGCCGCACGCGCAGCATCGTCTACCTGGTCCTGAGCGTCCTCGTCGTGGCCGCGGCCGCCGTCTATGCGCTGGTGCCGCTGCCGCTCAACCAGCACCGGCCGCTCTGGCGCCAGATCAACCTGGGCCTCGACCTGCAGGGCGGCGTGCACGTGGTCTACCAGGCGGTGCCCGACCGCCAGCACCCGCTCACCCCCGAGGCGATGAGCAAGGACCGCCAGATCATCGAGCAGCGCGTCAACGGCCTGGGCGTGGCGGAGCCCATCATCCAGCAGCAGGGGAACGACCGGATCATCGTCGAGCTGCCCGGCGTCAAGGATCCGCAGCAGGCCATCCAGACCATCGGACGGACGGCCAAGCTGGAGTTCAAGGACTCCACGGGCAGGGTGATCGTCACCGGCGCCGACCTCATCTCGGCCGACCCCGAGCTCGACCCGCAGACGAACCAGCCCGTGGTCGCCATCAAGTTCGACGCCAAGGGGGCCAAGGCCTTCGAGCAGGCGACGGCGGCGGCGCTGCCCTACGCGCAGGCCAACCCCAACGACCCGCGCGGCCGCATCGGCGTCTACCTCGACGGGAAGCTGCTGACCAACCCCTACGTCAGCGCCGTCATCACCAACGGCTCGGCCATCATCACCGGCTACGCCTCGCTGGAGGCGGCCAAGGCCGACGCGGTGGCGCTCCAGTCGGGCGCCCTGCCCATGCCGCTCAAGATCATCGCCGACCAGACGGTCAGCGCCTCGCTGGGCGCGGAGTCGCTGCGGCGCAGCATGGTGGCGGGCGTGGTGGGCCTCGCCCTGGTGGCGGCCTTCATGCTCCTCTACTACCGCCTGCCCGGCTTCTGGGCGGTGGTGGCGCTGACGATCTACTTCCTGCTCGACCTGCTGGCGCTCCACCTGATCCGCGCGACGCTGACGCTGCCCGGCATCGCCGGCCTGATCATGTCCGTCGGCGTCGCCGTCGACGCCAACGTCATCATCTTCGAGCGTATCCGCGACGAGCTGCGGCGCGGCCTGACGCTCCGGTCCGCGCTGGAGGCGGGCTTCAAGAACGCCTTCCGGGCCATCCTGGACTCCAACGTGACGGCGCTGATCGCGGTGATCGTCCTCTACTACTTCGGTACCGGGCCGGTGCGCGGTTTCGCCGTCACCCTGGGCCTGGGCGTCCTGATCAGCATGCTGACCGCCGTCCTCATCACCCGCTACCTGCTTCGCTGGCAGGTGGCCACCGGCATCCACCCTGGCGTGCTTATGTTCGGGCGCGAGGCGGAGCTGGGCGCCCGGGTGGCCGCGGCCGAGGCGCGGGCGGGACGCGGCGAGGGACGGCGCAAGGGGGCGCCCGCCGGCGCCGCCGCGGCCGAGGTGCAGGCGGAGGGCCAGCGCTTCCACTTGCGTTTCATCCGCAACCGGAACGTCGGCTTCACCATCTCCGCCGTCATCCTGCTGGCCACCGTCGTCTCCCTCACCACCCAGGGGCTCAACTACGGCGTCGACTTCACCGGCGGCACGCTCTTCGACCTCCGCTTCGCCCACCCGACCAGCGTGGCCGAGGTGCGGACGGCCTTCAGCCGCGTGACGCCCGAGGTGACCGTCCGCTCCACCGGCACCGGGGCGAACGAGTACCTGGTCACCGTGCCCAACACCGACCAGGCCCAGCGGAACCGGATGATCGAGCAGGTACAGAAGGCGCTGAACAACCCGATCACCGTGCGCAGCGTCAACCAGGTCTCGCCCGTCATCGGCGGCGAGCTGGAGCGCTCGGCCCTCCTTGCCCTGGCGGTGGCGGTGGTGCTGATGCTGGCCTACATCGCCCTCCGCTTCGAGTGGCGCTTCGCGGTGGGGGCCGTCGTCGCCGACCTGCACGACGTGCTGGTGGTGCTGGGCCTCTTCACCCTCTTCCGCCTGCCCGTCGACACCTACTTCATCCCGGCCATCCTGACTGTCTTCGGCTACTCCATCACCGACACCATCGTCATCTACGACCGGGTGCGCGAGAACTTGCGACAGCGGCGGCGCGAGTCGCTCCAGGAACTGGTGGAGCGCTCGCTCAACCAGGTGCTGGTCCGCTCGCTCAACACCACGCTGACCACGCTCCTCGCCATCGCCGCGGTGGTCGTCTTCGGCGGCGTCACCATCCGCGACATGACGCTGGCCCTCCTGGTCGGCATCGCCACCGGGGCCTACTCCTCCATCTTCGTGGCCAGCCCGCTCTACTGGCTGCTGGCGCGGAGGCGGGAGCAGGCCCTG contains:
- the pyrE gene encoding orotate phosphoribosyltransferase; this translates as MRRLLEEVGALARGHFLLTSGRHSDAYVQCARLFERPEAAEHVADLLAARLRPLLGQGVEAVIGPALGGILPAYLLARRLGARALYAEREEGALRLRRGFALHAGERVVVAEDVITTGGSAAEVAALALAAGARPVAVAAVADRSGGAARFDVPVVAGARLEVPSWPAEECPLCRRGLPIERPGSRHLAGARPDGGA
- a CDS encoding recombinase family protein, which codes for MRAALYARVSSGDQVGGYSLPSQVELCRRRALELGATETVAFVERGVPGDTLERPELEALRRALRRHEFDLVVVLDPDRLARALSLQLLLTDEITRSGARLEFVGYEWRDTPDGRLFYALRGAIAEYEREKIRERTTRGKLAKVRAGGLINAPRTYGYRFDREGDRLLPDPLTAPVVQILFAWAERGLPPAEMARRLMAMGVPAPGGGRRWWTRTVARILRNPAYRGLLQAHRWSVTRHGRRRRTRQRPPEEWCPVAVPPLVEAARWERVQRLLPRTGREGRARPGAGGFLLRGLVRCALCGRPMSGQSRRRGGRLFRYYACRPAGGGAAAPPGPAGAGERAHGRYVPAGLLEEAVWGAVEERLVHLAQGGGDGAGAGEGDEERRARRRLLLTRLRSLRQAGERTLWAFQQGWLPAARYAAECERLRAQRLALLREARALRAAAGATAPAAPAAAGGAAAGRPGPEERRAILLRLVEAVEVRADAGGEVEVRLRLLLPPPEAEVGAGTGAEPGPGPGLSGVAGSASRDDAPDHHQADL
- a CDS encoding ABC-ATPase domain-containing protein translates to MSVGSGGGREGRGGAAGLPPRVARPDAERMRALLERLDGRGYKAYQSLAGRWSLGGFTLYVDHVQGDPFAEPSRLRVEMEAKVHGLPLEPLQSPEGRVATADFLLRQVVRALAVRGSRRRGTGRSGEIRVAEPGQSLLPRSALEIDAEGRLTWRFQAGLPADGRTILGRQAAILLLEEIPALVREALLYRSLNARQLRAWQEMAADQAAARRLMEARGLVAFVAEGSILPRRSGVSDLPLERERAVAFQVPGEMAQSFLLPHAGEVRGLAIPEGVTLITGGGFHGKSTLERALEVGVYDHIPGDGRELCLTRRDAVKIRAEDGRAVRAVDISAFIGRLPGGVETGEFTTELASGSTSQAANIAEALEAGSRLLLMDEDTCATNFMVRDRRMQRLIPPEQEPIVPFVDRVRQLRDELGVSTILVVGGVGDYLDVADHVIAMRDFRPAVITAEARRVAAELPSGRSPEGRGPVRLRLRRHPRLASLEGDERRPAKIRSQEVDELRFGRWEIDLGAVEQVVEVAQSRAIGHVLRLLARMERSAGEGEEPPAMAELLDAAEEALRSGGWLSLAGRPEEVRGDWALPRRYEIAAAINRFRGLEVRVERLEEGF
- the secD gene encoding protein translocase subunit SecD — its product is MNRRTRSIVYLVLSVLVVAAAAVYALVPLPLNQHRPLWRQINLGLDLQGGVHVVYQAVPDRQHPLTPEAMSKDRQIIEQRVNGLGVAEPIIQQQGNDRIIVELPGVKDPQQAIQTIGRTAKLEFKDSTGRVIVTGADLISADPELDPQTNQPVVAIKFDAKGAKAFEQATAAALPYAQANPNDPRGRIGVYLDGKLLTNPYVSAVITNGSAIITGYASLEAAKADAVALQSGALPMPLKIIADQTVSASLGAESLRRSMVAGVVGLALVAAFMLLYYRLPGFWAVVALTIYFLLDLLALHLIRATLTLPGIAGLIMSVGVAVDANVIIFERIRDELRRGLTLRSALEAGFKNAFRAILDSNVTALIAVIVLYYFGTGPVRGFAVTLGLGVLISMLTAVLITRYLLRWQVATGIHPGVLMFGREAELGARVAAAEARAGRGEGRRKGAPAGAAAAEVQAEGQRFHLRFIRNRNVGFTISAVILLATVVSLTTQGLNYGVDFTGGTLFDLRFAHPTSVAEVRTAFSRVTPEVTVRSTGTGANEYLVTVPNTDQAQRNRMIEQVQKALNNPITVRSVNQVSPVIGGELERSALLALAVAVVLMLAYIALRFEWRFAVGAVVADLHDVLVVLGLFTLFRLPVDTYFIPAILTVFGYSITDTIVIYDRVRENLRQRRRESLQELVERSLNQVLVRSLNTTLTTLLAIAAVVVFGGVTIRDMTLALLVGIATGAYSSIFVASPLYWLLARRREQALAAKAA